The sequence below is a genomic window from Xiphophorus maculatus strain JP 163 A chromosome 18, X_maculatus-5.0-male, whole genome shotgun sequence.
tgcctggtTCAGATGCACTTCATTCACTTCTTTGGAACGTTTCAGTCCACCATCCTGGTGTGGATGGCTCTGGATCGATACTTTGCCATTTGTACGCCACTCCACTACCATGAACTGATGGCGCTGCAGAGATTCCTGAAGTTTATCGTCCCGCTGGTTGTCAGAAACATGCTGCTCATCTCTCTGTTTGTGAGTTTGGCAGGAAAGCTGTCGTTCTGCAGGAATGTGATGAACCACTGTTTCTGTGAGCACATGGCCTTGGTGGAGCTGGCCTGTGGATCCACCGCCATCAACAACCTTGTAGGTCTGATTACTGTCTTCCTCATCCCTGTCTTTGACTTCTTATTTATCGCAGCATCTTACATTCTGATAATCAGCACCATGTTGAGGTCCAGCAGCTCCGGTGTGAAAGCATTACACACCTGCATCACTCACATCATGGTCCTCACCTTCAGTCTGACCTTGGCTCTAATTGCTTTCCTGTCATATCGAGTTAAAAGCGGATTCCCTGCAGCCGTCCGAGTTTTCTTCAGCACCATGTACCTGTTGTTCCCGAGCTGCTTCAACCCGATCATCTACGGCGTCAGAACCACTGAGATCAGGCAGCACATTCTGAACACGCTGACGCACTGGAAACAATTCGTCCAGGTCCTTCCctactaggcctgtcacgatagcaaattttgctgaacgattaattgtctcaaaaaattattgcgataaacgataatattgtctgaagatctttttacactgatttaatggaaatgatgtaataatgatgtgatttcctgccaaagatagatacactttattttcaaaagaacatttaacactggaactgataaacaaaataaactaaacaaccaaaaacaaaatggattctcagtctccattaacaaaaaatgtacttgaataaaaactaaacaacataaagccaaagtggaaataaatactgcattcaaccaaaagagtgcagattatgaagtctgtatattatgttgcccttcagtaataattagatttaaataaagaagatgggcacatcgactacctgatgcaataattcacactacaagATTtcttgctcctatttttccccttatgacaatcttagaacgttggtctttctaagattgtgtggtttgttatggtagatcatcgttgctgctccgatctaaatcagggtttttccccgactgggagctttaagacacctgttgaatgtgacaggcagccaatcagaaagctcgGATTCTCCTCTGTGCTTTCTgtggggaaattacggaggggaatcccaaacaactgatacggcgcaacccgaagtccagcggacatcggagatgatatgtggaaacaacattaatgtttattcaacatgcaaagaatatagaaatgacaagaggaggagttggagcgaaattgttaccgcagttgataaacccagtaacttttcagctgttctttgttaacgtgacataaataggttctaatgattttcattcagtcaggactttacactgacactagccacgtgcattgcaggtagattgtagtaaagcattgattaatgcctggttttaaaattagttcactggacttgtagccattattttgtaaccattgttggacaccacacggcaggaccgaacccgatggaaccgttATACCAAGGATTTCTGTCGGGTAATGTGTGgcctgtcaggttttaaaaacgggccgacaatcggctgacagctctaagatcgggTCGTCTgtgctgggctttacactaaggaaatgaggaaggagggtcagtggagagcaccggagttgagccttttttcatttggtgtcatcaacagaaagagaaaaaggatggaagagacgataatgccgataattgaaatgacgtcgatagtttttatttatcgtgcgattaatcgatttatcgtttatcgcgacaggcctattcCCTACCATTAGAAACCACTTCCCTTCTCtgggcctgtcacaataacaaattttgctgaacgattaattgtctcaaaaattattgcgataaacgataatattgtctgaagacctttttacactgaaaatgacgtaataatgatgtgatttcctgccaaagatagatacactttattttaaaaagaatatttaacactggaactgataaacaaaataaacaaaacaaccaaaaacaaaacaaaatggattctccgtctccattaacaaaaaatgtacttgataaaaactaaacaacataaagccaaagtggaagtaaaaactgtattcaaccaaaagagtgcagattatgaagtctgtatattatgttgcccttcagtaataattagatttaacaaaaacatgtttgacctttaaactttaaataattcactaaaacagacaataaagctacaattttataaactttttcaaatgttcattCCTGCTAGAAACGATTAACCAgctgtgtccaaacattttagtgttttacaaataaaacatgcaaaatgttaataGAAATGCagtaaagttgttttatttgtgtagagAAAGAATCTGTAAATCACTTTTTCTATTTGGTAAAAAGGGCAGGACCAGAGTCAGGGCTCGTCAAATTTAATCTCATTTAAtctataaaagcagaaattgaCTCAACAAAAGAGAAACCATCTGAGTGTTTaacctaattaaaaaaattatcattcTGTTAAAAATCCTCCTAATCTGTCAGATTTCTGTTGCCAGTTGAATCTATGATGTCGTTTCAAACTACGGTCCATTTATGTGGCAGCATAATAAGGCTGTTGtagataaagacaaaaaataaatacatttccaacaaaaaaatccagaacttttaaataattttaaaagttatttaaaagaaattttctaaaacatgctagcctagcacTACCAGGAGAAACAGCTCGTGGTCTTTTtccaaaagcaagaaaaatcctccaacctctaaaatctgacgctactccatttctgtttacatttcatgaagagtagtgatgtgtcggtcgcgaacgatccgactctaagagccggctctttgaagtgaacgattggaaccggctccacaatgggagccgttttaggatcctatttgggagccgtttttttctacagtatatcgctgtctctccgcctccctgtcgttgtgcttgtgctctggaagtgccagagccgatagtttttccccacatcgcttttttttgtcctgcggtgcctcgctgtctctcctcctccttctccctctccttgcgcgttttgctcttctgccagagcggagagttttttccctcggtcggtccactgccctcatgtcaagcgtgtgctccacacatctgaccaatcatacatagtttcaattaataatgtggcgggaaaacactgaaaaaaaagtttatctccacttttttagtggaaacggcaggcagttggccaagctgtatagcgttcgtcggcaggtgtttatgtacagacactcactcagcgtcaagaagcacagaaagaaggggagtcagtgtgagaactgaataggtgaaaataaatgagtgacagaaaacggagcaagatttggactcattttaatgctacatcaagctccagggcagagtgcagactgtgcaaagtcagcatttcctatcgtgcaggctcgacaaacaacctgcacagccacatgcggacatcacacgcatcggtattgctatagcattgttatgcggcatttttactcatcataagtgcttaacaacgtcaataatgaaacaaaatattataaaattaggtttaagctataaattaattaataatgtcaaaaatatatatggggagccgaaagagccgcctttccacagtaagaagagccattagagccgcttctcgaaaaggagccgaaaatcccatcactaatGAAGAgagaagttgcgctcagtgtcttctgcagaggtttttatgttgttttcttcagtggttgttggtgcagcgcccccacaggccaggaggggaacaggtttttcaaagggtttgattCAGTGCGGTTTGAAAAAGTAACGCAGctggaaatggaacaaatgttgcaattttggtcccaaatcaaagataaaaaaaataacttgataaTTGATAGATatgttaaagttaataaaaacctACTTTATAAAcagaatttttacattttttctttttgatgaacATTTCTAAAGAAACTATTTGAGATTTCTAGATTTTTCCTTTGTTGTAAAAAGAATGAATagattattttgatttgttttaaagattttgtgtttaaaattgtTAAACTTGATTCTCACAATTCAGAAAACAGGAGCAAGAAAAGGAAATGTTGCAGACAGACTTAAACCTTGTTGCTGGTCAGGATAACTCTCCTTTGATCAGTGGGGGTCAAATTCGACCTTTGACCCCCACTTTGCAGTGACCAGCTTTTTTTTGGAGACTCATAGTGGGGAATCGTCTTGATGCTGATTCACAGCAGCGTTTTTGAGTCCAGTTTTTAAACAATCCATcagtttttcttgtatttaaatGACTTGTGTTATTTGTGTTAGCTGGTCGCGCCGAGCGATCCCCGTCTGTTCACGCTCTGCCTGCTGCAGCTCAGGCCTCGACTGTCCACCAGGTGGCTGGACTGaggagcagaaaacacagaataatcaTCACAACATTCAGaacaatgcaaacacacactgctGATGTATTCTGAGTTTCTGTCAAGTACCAATGAGCAGTCAGTATCTTACTTGTAGAGGACAGTTTGATCTCAGTTTGGATAATCAGGGAGAAATGCTCACATAAGAGTCTAAGGAAGCAGCCAGAGTTTGGAAATAGCTTCAGTATCTTGTTACAACGATATACAAAAGtcgttaaaacaagaaaacttatGACGAGATGAGAAACTTGTTGAATGGGAAAACACGCactagcttccactaaatacaaTGTCTGTTTAGCACCTTAGCATTAGCAGAGTTATGAGCTCTTTGCACATTAGCTTCTGCGTTGGGGACAAAGCGGCTCGGTCGTTTCCGGtttattgaaaatgtctttttacaCTCGGTGCTTGCAGGACTTGGCCAAGGTAACAATgaatgatgaacatcgatccgaagccccaacaataagctggagaaaggtttaaagatgttcgcctcgttatacattcacagatactaaggtgagttttactttatgACTAACATTAATTTTAGCTTTTGCTAGTAGGCAACactctctgacatttttcttgtaaaaatgtgctatttaagtatctaaaaatgtttaacctTTCTAACATACAGTGCTTTTAccttattttgtaattatttccaGATATattatgtgtgtttgttgttagtgtcagagaccaggTAAGGGGTTACGGTTCGGGCTTTTTGCTTCCGAAGCCTGAGGAAGGACAACAGGCcacatagcttaacagtagagcagctctggtggcAGAGTTCTGGTTCAgttgactgttcaggttcagagtTGTGCTACCGTGTTctttaaggtctccgtgttatttcgtTTCATTAcatttgcatgcttcttgtgaagagCTCAAATAGGACGGTGTTtgcagcagtgtgtacaggcgggtCAGTTGCTCGGTTGTCTGGCTGTGGTCTGCTCTCCCACACACTCGCTCTTTCAGGCtaaatacagaagtgattccatggtaATTCAAGGGTGGCAGGTTCATTCAACCTAAACACTTTCAAAcagacaagagagagagagacaagtgATTACATTTTGTACTCGAGGAGACAAAAAGAGGAGAGTGATTTTTACAGTCTCCAAATTCACTCTGAGGTTCCTCTCTTCCTACTCCCCTTTTTATTAGGATTAGTGATCCCTGGTTACATTAGTGTGCAGCTGCTGGAAGGGGTGGGGCAAACAAAAACCCACCTGCTAACAcactcagaaatattttcagtatgATGGAATCTCCTGTCTTAGTGCATGTGAGGTCTCAAGCTGTCATGTTGGATTCTAATCTTTTGGAGCCAATCTTTTGCTGGGTAGGGTTCCGATCTGACAGAGAGGTTTTCTCATCAGTTAGCTCGGATGAGCTAGTCCTGAAGGAGCGGAAGAGGCTGcggtggagggcggacaggtaagttcTGGCGGTGGGAGACAGAGGAGCGGTTCGACTGCGCGTCGGGGTTCTCAGGAAACGGCTCGGTCCAACTGAAGAAAACCAAGAAGGagctcgggcaaccagtgggtagcatccacggcgtcacgagggggTAGGTTCCAGGACACCAGGGGAAAATAAACCTCTTACGGAGGAAACTCAGCGTCTGGCTGAAAACACCTGAAGAGGTGCACAGGAATTACTATGAGGTTCCTCTAGCAAGTAACTAGCTTTCGCTAAGGAGCTCTGACTACCATTgctggcaaacactcaggcgtCGGAGAACTGGCAGTCAGCTCCTCTTGAACTCCCGAAATGATGAGAAGATGAGATACTGGTGCGTATGAGACCAGCACGCCCCGCCAGGAGGATGCGGCCTCTGGCGCTACCTGGTGGAAGAATATTGGAGCCACCCAAGAAAACCCACAAGGACCCCAGATTCCCAACACAAGCACAGATCGCATGTCTCTGGGTCACAAGATTTGACCTTTAGCCTTTAGCTTATCAGCTTCCTGCAGACATTTGTCACACAACTCAAGTTCCAGAGATACACAGAAAGAATGCCACAGTCTTTTTAGATAATGATGAGCATATACGTATATCTGGAATATTATTTACCATTCTACCATTTCCCCCCTGAGTTTCcaagtataaatataaatatactcAAATTCTCTACTGCcactttttggggggattttcaGCTGAAAGATCATATTTAAGAACTCAAACATTATTACACTCAAAGAAAAGACACTAATTGAACACATGTAATTATTTACTGGTGAGGATACATTTCAGACAGGCAGATGTTCTCCATAATGTCGTCGTCGTCATCAAAAAAATTGTAGTCCTAACGGGGTACATTTGGGCTCTGCAGTCGTCCATGGGGGAAATTCCTGTCATAATTAATCTGTTTAGCAAAGAACGCAGACatggaaaacaacaacatccaCATAAAGTCAGAACAtcagcaaataatgcaaaggaaATCAAGACAGAGGAGACAAGAGTGCAATATTTTTCAAAGGCATGAGTCCATGAGTCCCATGTGGACAAGCCCACTCCTGGGTGGTCTTTCATCTTCCCATTCAGGGTGCGAAGCCCCTCAATTGCCTTCATGAGGCTACCATCTGCGGCTGTTGTTTTGGGATAAATGTGCAACACTGCTCTCCAAACAGTGCACACACTCCTCCCTCCTTAACCAGCAGAACGCCAAGGGCAATTCTGTTCTTGAATGCAATGAGAGGTAACAGCAAGTGGGTCATTCACAGCCTCAAATCCTGCCTGTGTCCAGTTTCCTAGTTTCTCACATTATAGTGCATGTAATTTATTCtgtctacatttttatttgtagtacACCACCAACAAATGGAAGACTCAAAACCCTGTAGCAACCTGTAGCTTATTGACATTCataggaaatattttcttttgatgcATATGCTATAGTCCCCCAGATTCCTGTCCATTTATTTCCTTcattaacttgtttttatttctgcttttccaaCTTTCTTCTCATATAATCAACCAATGTTGCTTCATCATCTGTTTCCCATTGGTTGTTAAACTGATGTATTCTACATGGTCTCCCAAACAAAGTTTCAAAAGGAGTTAGATCTGAGGTACTTATAATGTTAATGTATAACTTAACcaaatccagacattttttcCAGGGCCTTCCTGTTTCCTCAGTACATTTATTAAGCCTGTTTTTTATAGTACCATTCATTCTCTCCACTAATCCAGCACTCTGAGGGTGGTTGGCACAATGATGTTTTAAATCCATATGAAACATAATACCTATGCTTTTTACAAGTTGGCTAACAAATGTGCCCCATTATCACTATAAATGTGTTCAGGTATAACTTATCTGGGAATTATCTCTTTGCAAATGCTTTAGCCACTGTCAGAGTATCTATGAGTGGGGAACAACTCTATCCATTTATAGTTGGCATCTGTTATGACCAGACGGTACTTTTTCCCTTTACTTTGATTTGGTTCTATGAAATCCATGTTTATTATTTGGAATGGATATTATGCTGAGGGAAAACAGTCCGTCTTCAGCTGCAAATTTCCTTGTAAATTATGTTTAGCACAGATCAGACATGTTCagcaaaaaattattattttttttaataggagGTAAATTCATAAGTATTATTAAGGTAAATCCATAATGTAATATTGGTACCTGCCCCACCAGCCCCCCTGTTGACACATTACAGGCTCATGTGTCAcaatttctgctgcttttaaataGGGATTTCGGTTTAACAGgtttattttatctgaaaatttttattattcaatgtTGCCCCTTTAGCAATCCAGTCATTTTTCTAATTCAGGGCTTTGCTGTTGCATGTCTCTAAGTATATTTTTGTGTATAATAGTTTGTTCTTCTATAACTAACACTTTTATTCTG
It includes:
- the LOC102217830 gene encoding olfactory receptor 52K1-like, with translation MQNVSSQQHFILNGFAELGDLRPVLFVPFLLMFIVALLANSLLVYVVVSQRSLHQPMSILIAGMACVDLCLPVFFVPNMLLSFLFDWKGISLIGCLVQMHFIHFFGTFQSTILVWMALDRYFAICTPLHYHELMALQRFLKFIVPLVVRNMLLISLFVSLAGKLSFCRNVMNHCFCEHMALVELACGSTAINNLVGLITVFLIPVFDFLFIAASYILIISTMLRSSSSGVKALHTCITHIMVLTFSLTLALIAFLSYRVKSGFPAAVRVFFSTMYLLFPSCFNPIIYGVRTTEIRQHILNTLTHWKQFVQVLPY